One genomic region from Xyrauchen texanus isolate HMW12.3.18 chromosome 16, RBS_HiC_50CHRs, whole genome shotgun sequence encodes:
- the aftphb gene encoding aftiphilin yields the protein MEPDVIRLYSSSPPPLDEAAEQEEEDEFGEFGSFRDGGVSSSFSFSELDTPITFNQSNAVEDSPPDQYITSVQNLTLSGKNRWGNERRVVEEAHLSCVVSNLETSGDETEVHSYIESLEKESLKIVMNGVTSFDPQRELSDIQSSTGQQIDCTGDGHNLSNGYSELEEVQPTLLKSTESRISYELDGGLDGTQENKQTDSLQGSNSQSSPEEASESVEMSLGTELCDDSQSFCPYKEVQKAGGKQKQRENKGPEDEGLPGASGSSSEHYVVCSDTGVSEAATATTEDVDAISNTQLSRDTREMDGSSDMEVNEDIKAFNETPTDRTANEDFGDFRDATQVFADFSRTESLAQEGFADFVTALSQFSTDDEFGDTDTLKDFKEEDELAEEEDNSADSARNKGALCSELPPSDSFADFSSAPFGGVVVRGEEDWASFGQHEDTEEGQDSWAAFGEEPITLVGPELQDDATSTAFSSDNLQNSRMDRDTAEFSCKLQHLFRAAFPSDVSPEVSGVTEVLTLEEVLQAQDPQEQRNPSSSFALGKVLAMWRHLQDIQGTYGLKFKWAGSHGNRILLDCLGIRNILFTGEKHQPVIVPKFAAGLGLLEPTKESSKTPASPALSPSAAVESGNMLYTQVAPSLAISIDGVDPELYELTTAKIVTNTSGRNIADAFTKLMESMEKTRTTTRKPDEKDENISEEAAKVICLLPDLSFMQARVLMFPSILTPSANHT from the exons ATGGAGCCAGATGTCATCCGTTTGTACTCTTCCTCGCCGCCTCCACTGGATGAGGCTGCAGAGCAGGAAGAGGAGGATGAGTTCGGCGAGTTTGGCAGTTTCCGTGACGGAGGTGTGTCATCCAGTTTCAGCTTTTCAGAGCTTGACACACCCATAACATTCAACCAGTCAAACGCAGTGGAGGACTCGCCTCCTGACCAGTACATCACATCCGTGCAGAATCTCACTTTATCAGGGAAGAACAGATGGGGCAACGAGAGAAGAGTGGTAGAGGAAGCACACCTGTCTTGTGTGGTATCAAATCTAGAAACATCAGGAGATGAGACTGAGGTGCACAGCTACATTGAGAGTCTAGAGAAGGAATCATTGAAGATCGTCATGAATGGTGTCACGTCCTTTGACCCACAGAGGGAGCTCTCTGACATCCAAAGCAGCACAGGCCAGCAAATAGACTGCACAGGTGATGGACACAACCTCAGTAATGGCTATTCAGAGCTGGAGGAAGTTCAGCCCACCTTGTTAAAAAGCACAGAGAGCAGAATAAGCTACGAACTGGATGGTGGGTTAGATGGAACgcaagaaaataaacaaacagacagcCTGCAAGGCTCTAATAGTCAATCATCTCCTGAAGAAGCATCTGAATCTGTAGAGATGAGTCTGGGAACAGAGTTATGTGATGACTCCCAGTCATTTTGTCCTTATAAAGAAGTACAGAAGGCTGGAGGTAAGCAGAAGCAAAGAGAGAACAAAGGACCAGAAGATGAAGGCCTTCCAGGTGCGTCTGGCTCCTCTAGTGAGCACTATGTTGTTTGTAGTGACACAGGTGTTTCCGAGGCGGCGACAGCCACCACAGAAGATGTGGATGCAATCTCTAACACACAGCTGAGCAGAGACACAAGGGAAATGGATGGATCTTCAGACATGGAGGTAAATGAGGACATCAAGGCTTTTAATGAGACACCCACAGACCGCACAGCCAACGAGGACTTTGGGGATTTCAGAGATGCAACTCAGGTTTTCGCAGACTTCAGCCGGACTGAATCTCTAGCCCAGGAAGGATTTGCTGATTTTGTCACGGCATTGTCACAATTCTCCACCGATGATGAATTTGGTGACACGGACACACTGAAAGACTTCAAGGAGGAAGATGAGCTGGCTGAGGAAGAGGACAACTCTGCAGACAGTGCACGCAACAAAGGAGCTTTATGTTCCGAGTTGCCTCCTAGTGATAGTTTTGCCGACTTTAGCTCTGCTCCATTTGGTGGTGTGGTGGTTAGAGGGGAAGAGGACTGGGCTTCATTTGGACAACATGAAGACACAGAAGAGGGTCAGGATTCATGGGCAGCATTTGGGGAGGAACCGATTACTTTAGTGGGTCCAGAGTTACAGGATGATGCGACATCAACAGCGTTCTCTAGTGACAACCTCCAGAATAGTAGGATGGACAGAGATACT GCTGAGTTCAGCTGTAAACTCCAGCATCTCTTCAGAGCCGCCTTCCCTTCAGATGTCAGTCCTGAGGTTAGTGGGGTCACAGAGGTGTTGACCCTCGAGGAAGTCCTGCAGGCTCAGGATCCTCAGGAACAAAGGAATCCGAGCAGCTCTTTTGCCCTCGG gaaagTATTAGCCATGTGGCGCCACCTTCAGGACATCCAAGGGACATATGGCCTCAAGTTCAAATGGGCAGGTTCCCATGGCAACAGAATCCTGCTGGATTGCCTAGGAATCAGGAACATT TTGTTCACTGGAGAGAAGCACCAGCCAGTGATTGTGCCTAAGTTTGCTGCTGGACTG gGACTGCTGGAACCCACCAAAGAGTCCTCAAAgactccagcctctcctgcactTTCCCCTTCTGCTGCTGTGGAGAGTGGAAATATGCTATACACTCAG GTGGCACCCTCTTTGGCCATTAGTATTGATG GTGTTGATCCAGAGTTGTATGAACTGACTACAGCTAAAATAGTGACAAACACCTCTGGTCGAAACATTGCAGATGCATTTACAAAACTAATGGAATCGATGGAGAAAACCAGAACAACAACCAG